Part of the Triticum urartu cultivar G1812 unplaced genomic scaffold, Tu2.1 TuUngrouped_contig_6723, whole genome shotgun sequence genome, TATTATGGTGATGCCGTTGGGGCTGCCGTTGACATTGAGGTTACAGGTAGATCAACACAAACCAAGATCCGACAAATTGGGAGAGATGACTGATTTGCTCTCAGGAGGATCATCGTTTAAGCTTGTTAATTACACCGTACAGCACACTCGTAGATACAACTCAGATGTTTTGTACTTGTTAAAGCAGAGAATGCAGCTCACGCTGATTTGAGGTATTATATAATGTGTGTACTGGCACGAAGAGTTGACCATGCTATTCACTACTAGGGATTAATCTATCACTGACATGCTCCTCTAAACCCATCTACCGACGGGTTTTGCGCCCATTAGTGGTAAAACATCACAGTGATTGACTTTTACCATGAACAGAAGATTTGTGCAAGTTAGTGGAGGTATACACCATGAAAAACATCTCAAGTGTAAACCTGGTACATGCCTACACCCATCGACGACACCCACTTCACTGCCATGATGGCCTGTTCAAATATATCGCCCGCATCTCTCTATCAATTTGGAAGAGACGTCAAGTTCAAGACCCTGCCAACGAGGCATTAACAAAAAAAAATTCTGCAATCTACCCACATCTCTTCATCAGTTCGGACTTTATTAAGATAAATTGGTTGCCTTGTAGCCGTAGCTGTGGTTGGTGAGGCTGTGGAACCAGCGAGGACAAGTCCTCTGTTACCCCTTCATGCTGCCGCCGTGCTCGTCATGCGTAAGGAGAGTTGTTAGAAATATTGATGGTGGTCTACCCATGCACTTCCGGTACAAATTGCATATCTTAGACTAAGGAGTACACCAGAGGGAAAACAACGTCGAAGCCGGCTCTGGGCATTTGTAGCACTACTCATGTAAACATTCAGTACATGTTCTGAATTCAGAGTGAAGAATATAAAGCTGGATGTGACACCATtatattgtactccctccgtctcaaaattattgtcttagatttgtctaaatacggatatATCTAGTTAtattttagtgttagatacatccgtatctagacaaatctaagataagaattttcggacggagggagtattaactACTCCCTCAGTTTCAAATTTAAACTGAAGTAAGTGTTTGTCCTGATGTTTGTGCGTATGCTTCACAAAACGTTTAGGAAAACAGGGTTGTAAATGTGAACTTTAGCTGAAATCATATTTCCGTTTTGTTACTAGTACTGGGCAGCCGTCTTGAGACTTGGAATACAAGATACAATCCAGTTAACCAAATATTAGAAAATTTACATTgttgaaaaaaaatgaaaactcaATGATGAATTGCATACAAGGAACATCATAGCCAATAGGAGGACGACATACAGTTTCTCACATCTCACTAGTAATTCAAGATCCATCACTCTCTTCGTGCTGAACTCAAACAGATAcccatcatttcattccattttGACACAGAGCAACAAAACTAGCTAGAACCTGGAGTCACCCCCCGCAATGTCGATGACGAAACGGTAGCGGACGTCGTTGCGCGCGAGCCTGGCTAACGCGCCGTTGATCCCGTCGTTGGAGACGAGCTCGATGTCGCAGGTGATGTTGTGCTCCCCGCAGAGGTCCATCATCTCCTGATGGTCATTCATTCCCCCCGTTATGCTCCCACTGATCGTCTTGTTCCCTGTACGTACCCATGCATCCAGAAGATTTACCATGTCAAATTAGTTGTTAAACAGGATGGAGACAGCGCGAGATTGATGGTAAATACTACTTCCTCCGATCTAAAAtaagtgtcgtggttttagtCACGACACTTAGAGTAGCATGTTAATTAGTTAGCTCACCGAAAATAAGCGGGAAGGAAGGTAGTTCGAGGGGCCCGTCCGGAGCGGCGACGAGGGCGAGTGCGCCGCCCACCTTGAGCAGCTCCAGGATTGGTCCCAGCGAGTGCGCCGCCGGGACTGTGTCGATCACGTAGTCAAGCTTCCTCGCCATAGCCTACAAATTGCAAGAAGGTTAAATACTGACGCAAGCTAGAGTTAACGACTAATGCAATCCGACAGTGGACTCGATGGACTATGGACGCAAGCTAGCAATGGCCATTAGATTAGGTACCTG contains:
- the LOC125531015 gene encoding probable cinnamyl alcohol dehydrogenase 6, whose product is RAAGKRLGVVGLGGLGHVAVKFGKAFGLHVTVISTSPAKEQEARENLKADDFIISTDDKQMQAMARKLDYVIDTVPAAHSLGPILELLKVGGALALVAAPDGPLELPSFPLIFGNKTISGSITGGMNDHQEMMDLCGEHNITCDIELVSNDGINGALARLARNDVRYRFVIDIAGGDSRF